The Cryptococcus gattii WM276 chromosome D, complete sequence region TTGTGGATTGTGCTGATATAGTCAAATAGCGTAGGCGGGACGAACTTCGCGAAGGCTTCAAAAGGCTTAAAGACGCATTACCAACGACTAACCAAAGATCATCAAAATCTAGCTTGCTCAATCGTTGTCAGTTCGGATAATGACTGTATGAATAATATTTTAACGGAAAACAGCTGTAGCTCATATTGAAGCTATGGAGGGCGCTAATCGATATCTTCTCGCACAACTTAAAGAACAGCAAAAGGAGTGCTCGAAACTTCGCGAGTAAGTTTTAGTATACACATTAAAGGAACAATGCTGATGTTGGCAACTAGAATTTTACATGGCGAGGTCATGCAGAAAAACGCTTCTGACAGCCCGGATCAACGTGATCACAGGCATCCCTTATAAGCCGCTTGATTTGATCCTATTATCGTAACTGATCGAGAGCTTTCGGTTCCCATAATTGGTGAAAACTGTAAGTGTATCGTAATGCTCGTAGTACATGAGCATGTATTAACGAAAGGTGGCAAAATTTTTAGTCTACTTTTCCGCCTAACCATTGGCTCATTATCAATTCCTTTGCCTCTCACGACAATTATATTTCTCAATTCGTGTTGAAAGTCCCAATCTCAGTCTCGTTCCACTTCTATGGCCTCTCTTTCAGCTCTTTGATCCAAATTCTGTCACTGTACAAAACCACCGCGATCAAGGGCGGCAAATTACCTGCAATGTGTATGACTTTCCTGTGCCCAGCATCGGTTTTCTCTTCATATTCAAATCTTGTGGCGATCGCTATTGACCCATTCATGCTGCACTCGCAATGAATCTAATGATCCAGTCCAGTTCAGGACATACTTTATGACTTGTGAACTCACGACAAGTTCTTTGTAGTTCTATGCTCCTCACGTTTTCATTTTGGTTCTGAGCAGACCATCTTTCGGTTCAAGTGTATCATACAGGAACTCCCTCCCCATCGCAGTGGGCTAAGGAAGATAAGATGATGGCTGCCTATGAGTGTAAGTATGTTGGTTTGCTTTCTCGTATCTTCCTGTAAGGAATTTGAACGATTTCTGAATAGATCCAGTTCTAGTAATCGAATTTTGTACCTCTTTCGCTgatttctttttctctctGAAGCCCATCCGGCTTATGCACCATATAAACCTGTATGTACCCTATCTCCCATCCTTTACACTTTTACCTCTCGTAATCCCGTTCCTCGTCAAGCTTCATTAGACGGAAGTGGATTAAATGGTCTTTTCTGGCTGAGAAAAATGGACTGATGAGTATCAAGAGAACTGGGTAAGGCTACTAACTGACACCATTTCTATGAATTAATTGTCTCATCGTACTAAGCATTGTATGCCAATCAAAAACATTCAGGAGCGAGGTGATGGTGATGTGGCAAGCTAGATCAAGCTTTTGAGTTACGATGCATGGTATAATAACAACTTTACACATCTGACAGACTGTAATGTCACTGATTCTTGGGAAGAACCAAGAATTACTTCTTCATCTATAGACATCATCAGCCCTGTCTTTCAGTACGTTTGCGATAGACAAATGTCACTCACAAAATCAACAAAGAGATCCAAGCAGAGCATGTCCTCGTCTTCAACAGTGAAACCCCTGACCAGGACGGCGAACTTGGCCTTGGGAATTTCCTCTGGAAGTTCAACCATCTGAGAAACAGAATAAGGACCGGGCTTAACAGGACACTGGACAGTCGCGTTCGCATTACGGCTAGCGGATTGCGTAGAAGGTAACATAAGCAGCAACTAGCACTATAGGCGCAAACAAGACTTACGCTTCGTCACAGAGGTCAAATTCCTTGTGCAGTAGCTTGATTAAACCAAGCTTGACCGTGACGTCGGCATAGGCGCCTTCCTACATCACGCCAATCAGCATCTTGAAGCCCTATTGCTTGCGCATTATGTTCAATTTGAAATCATGGCACAAACCTCAATAGTTGTGAGGACATCGGCCTTGACGTTCACAGTGAGGTTCTTTCCGGGGACAGGAGGGTCTGGAGAGACCGTGATTGACTTGATTTGGCTATGTATGGCATCAGAACCCTCATGACGCAGCGAGAATTGAAGAATGAAAAAGGGCGTACACCGCGTCAGTGGCCAATCCTGCAACCAGCAATGATCAGCCTGCTTTCTATCCTATAGAAAGGGATGACATACCGCAGTCAACATAGCTCCAAGAGTCCATAGTCTTGATGGGTCCGTCGGCGACGGCAAGTGCGTCACGTCCACCGCTGACCAACTGGCCGGCCCAGGAGAGGGCATTACCAGCGAGGTTTGCTGTGGCTGCTGTGGCGATGAAGGGAATGAGGAGGGGGGCTAGCTTCATTATAACAAGTGTATGGAGGTAGGCGGTATCTGATAGAGATGAAGAGGCGGCCGATGGCTATTGATGCGCAACTCGTCGTTGCGTCACATATAGAAATCTTATTTATTGTTGCCCGATCGGGAAAGGCGGGCATGTCCGCTGGTGAGTCCTCGAACACACAAGAAGCCATCTTTGCGCCATACACGGGTGTGCATGCATGCTCCAGAACAAAGAAGATGGCAAGGCCAGCAGCTGAAATTTTACAGACGACAGGAGCTCTCAGGCAGCTACGTATACTGGGAGTGGCAACTCGAAGTTGTTACGGAGCAAGGCACCAGCACCAATCGACCCCTTCACCTGCCCGTCGTCCTTCGCCCTACCGACTTTTACAGCCCCATGCCTTTCTCGCCGAATTCGCGCCGTTGCATGTCAATGGATGGAGAGTAGATGCATTGGAAAGTGCAGAGAAGCTTCTGGAAGCGGACAGAGTGGAAGAAGTCTTGGATGGCGCACAGGCTATGGAGAGAGGTGATTTGCAAGGGAGACGGCTTGTGCGGGTGTTCGAGCtaggagaaggaaaagaaggatggaggaGGTTGATCAAGTTCGTTGGA contains the following coding sequences:
- a CDS encoding Vacuole protein, putative (Similar to TIGR gene model, INSD accession AAW42927.1), which encodes MKLAPLLIPFIATAATANLAGNALSWAGQLVSGGRDALAVADGPIKTMDSWSYVDCGLATDAVQIKSITVSPDPPVPGKNLTVNVKADVLTTIEEGAYADVTVKLGLIKLLHKEFDLCDEARNANATVQCPVKPGPYSVSQMVELPEEIPKAKFAVLVRGFTVEDEDMLCLDLFVDFMKK
- a CDS encoding Hypothetical Protein (Similar to TIGR gene model, INSD accession AAW42925.1), which gives rise to MARPAAEILQTTGALRQLRILGVATRSCYGARHQHQSTPSPARRPSPYRLLQPHAFLAEFAPLHVNGWRVDALESAEKLLEADRVEEVLDGAQAMERGDLQGRRLVRVFELGEGKEGWRRLIKFVGHVGQVVEDQDHHPTIHISSLSDYISGSPSLLSFQTQSQSQTSYIVEISTHTHTPLPPYPLPTKGNKMKPGVTGKDIKLAQNVEEVYGELIGKVEVKKE